The Deltaproteobacteria bacterium genome contains the following window.
GGCTGGTTCAAACCTGGATGCTCATTCGTCTGACCGTGCTCGGACTTGTCAAGTTGGTACAGCGGGTCGTTCCCCTAGACAATGTCGGTGGGCCGATCATGATCGCCCAGTTGGTGGCTGAACAAGTTGAAAACGGCGTTATCCATCTTTTTTCGTTGGCGGCTCTGATCAGTGTCAATCTAGGTCTTCTCAACCTCTTGCCCATTCCGGTTCTGGACGGTGGACATATTCTCTTTTATGCTATCGAAATGATCCGAGGTCGTCCCTTGAACGAACGGATGCGACAGGCGGCCGTCCGTGTCGGCCTGGCCGCCTTGGTTGGGCTTATGGTTCTGGCGACGTTCAACGACATACTGCGTACTTTTCGGTAGTCGATGTATCTGGCCGTCAATGCCACCGATTCCCATGTCCAAGTCGTCTTGGCCGCCGGACAGCGGGGAATGCTCTACGGAGAGGAGCGGTTCGGCCAAGGTCGAGCCATGGCCTTTGTTGGTGTCATGACCCAGAGGGTTCTTGACGTGGCTGGGGTGAAACCGCATGACCTGCACGGCGTGGCGGTCGTGGTTGGCCCAGGCAGTTTCACCGGCATCAGGATCACAGCGTCTTTCGTCTATGGTTTGGCCAAGTCAACTGAACTGCCGACGGCCTCTGTATCCAGTTTGGAGCTTTGGGCCGAGGAAGTCAGTTCCGGGCTGTCTCGACAAGGGAAAACCTGGGTCGCAATCCAGGCGAGGCAAGGTCAGTCCATTGTCCAGTGTTTCGAACTAGGCCCCAAGCCAAGGCCCTTGACGATACCGCGCCTGATGAAATGTTCCGAATTGG
Protein-coding sequences here:
- the tsaB gene encoding tRNA (adenosine(37)-N6)-threonylcarbamoyltransferase complex dimerization subunit type 1 TsaB, coding for MYLAVNATDSHVQVVLAAGQRGMLYGEERFGQGRAMAFVGVMTQRVLDVAGVKPHDLHGVAVVVGPGSFTGIRITASFVYGLAKSTELPTASVSSLELWAEEVSSGLSRQGKTWVAIQARQGQSIVQCFELGPKPRPLTIPRLMKCSELETILQGRMDSGEFCLAGTAVKASDENFFRGHIYGRNRTSLRSLATMALRAGYGDEDLTMFYGRPADAELCRKVIEFGRGI